AGTTGAGATTACCAGCAAAACAATTGCGGTGAATAATATGACATCAGTTGTAGAATTATTGATGAAAGATGAAAATGGTATAGTTCATGCCGTTTTTTGGTTAACAGTGATTTACTTCAATATGAAAACCAGAAAAGCTGAGATGATGTCTGATGAGAGCTTAGAAAAATTCTCTAAGTTCTTGGTTGAAATCGATCATAAAACATTCAAGGAAAGAGTCGGTTATTTGAGACTTCAAAATAAAACAAAATAGTTATGAAAAGAATACTTGTTATAGGAGGTAACGGTCAGTTGGGACATTGTCTGCAAAAGTTAGCGCCCAAATACCACGATCAATACGATTTCAATTTTACCGGATCATCCGTTGTAGATATCACGAATTTTGAACAAGTAGAGACTGTTTTTGCAGAATATCAACCCGATTTTGTGATTAATGCTTCTGCTTATACAGCTGTAGATTTGGCAGAGACAGAAACTGAAAAGGCTTTTGCGATTAATGCAGATGGTGTTGGGAATTTGGCTCAGGTTTGCAAGGATAACAATGCAATTTTGATTCACGTTTCAACAGATTATGTTTTTGATGGTGAAACTAATTTGAGTTATTCTGAGGATGATTTTACAGATCCAATTGGCGTCTATGGTGCTTCAAAAAGGAAAGGTGAAGAATTGGCTTTGGAAAACAATCCGGAGACTGTGATTCTTAGAACATCTTGGTTGTATTCGGAATTCAATAAGAACTTTGTGAAAACAATGCTTCACTTATTTGAGATTAAAGATGAATTAGGAATTGTAGGCGATCAATTCGGTCAGCCAACCAATGCTAATGACCTTGCCGAAGCTATTTTAGAAATTATTGATGCTAAAAATAAAACGTTCGGAATTTACCATTTCTCCAATTATCCGGAAACTACTTGGTTTGATTTTGCGAGTAAAATAAAAGAATTTTCAGGTTCCAACGTTATATTAAAATCAATTACAACACAAGAGTTTCCAACGCCGGCAAAACGTCCAAAAAGAAGTACAATGTCTCTAGACAAAATCGAAAAAGATTATCAAATCGAACCAAAACATTGGGAAAATAGTCTGAGAGATTGTGTAGAAATCTTAAAATTAACGAATGCGTAAATTATTATTTTTAATTTCATTTTTTTGTTTTCAGTTCTTTTATCTTCAGACGGTTATCCTTAACAAAGTCGATAAAACGAATGATAACAAAGACAAAATTTTCTATAAAATATCGGATGTCTCTAAATCGGAATTTTTAGGAGAAATATTAGTGAATGGATTTTCCAATGATGATGTGAAAATGTTTGGAGAAATTTATAAAAAAGCCAAACAAGTAGGAGCTAATACATTTTCTCTGAAACCCATTGAGAGCGTTGACGGAACAATACAAAAATTTGATCCGGCTTATTATATTCTGAATTTATATTATACCAAAGCTGATGAAATCGCAGACGAGCAGAATGTTGCTTTCCTGATTTCTTCAGCAGACAAAACCCAGAAAATCAATATCGATAACAAAACAACCGAAATTCAACCAAGAAGCTTTCTTAAACTGAATTTAGTAGATAATGAAGTTCTGACAGTCTCTACCCGAAAATTATTGGGATCAACGGTAAAATTGGCAGGAAAAGCGGGGCAACAATCTTTATATTTTTCTTTGTCCAATTTTAAAATTCGTAGCAATGACAGTATCTACGGCGGCGTTAACCTCAAATCCGGCGATATTACGGGATTAGAAAAGTCTTTTGGTATGTTTTTGACTACTATATATACAGAACAGAAAAAGGATTAATGTTAATAAATTGTCATACTCAAATAGTTTATTTTCAAAATTAAATTGAGTAATTTTATAAAAGAAGATTTAAGACCGGGCAATTGTAATTTATTTACAGATCTCACATTGCAAAACAATCTGAGCGGAGCTGAATCTCAAATCTAAATCATACATATTGGAAGAATTTTTTGAAAACGAACTTGCTAAAAAGTTCGAAGAAATGATAGAGAATAATGATGAATTCTATTTCGATACCGAAGAATATATAGAAATTATCATCTATTATCTGGAGCTCGGAGATTACAGCTATGCTGAAATGGCCGTGAATCACGCTCTGAAAATACACCCTAATTCTTTGGAAATCAAAACTAAGCAATTAGAGGTTTTCTTGGAGTTAGAGCGCTATGCGAAAGCAAAAGAACTGATTGATGAATTACATCAGTCGTCTTTGGAAGACACAGACTTTTTGGTTTGTTGTGCTAAATATTATTCCAACCTTGGAAACCCGAAAAAATCAATTGAATATTGTCAGAAAGCTTTGGAGTTGGAAGAAGAAGAAAATTTCCTTCACAATTTTATTGCGGACGAATATGTCAATCTGGACGATCCTTTCAATGCGCTGAAACATTACACTTCGGCTCTGGAGCACGATCCTTACGACGATTATTCTTTGGAAAACGTAATGGTTTGTTATAGTAAACTGAACCGTTCACAAGAAGCAATAGACTTCCTGAATCAATATCTTGATAAGTTTCCATTCTCAGAAACCGCTTGGTATGAGTACGGACAGTTTTTCTTCAACAAAAAAAATTATGACGAAGCCATCAAAGGATTCGATTATATTTTAGCCATCAACTCAAGTGCGGTTGGCGTTTATGCAAACAAGGCATCTTGCTATGAAGCAATGGGTGAATGGGACAAAGCAATTGCGGTTTATGAAGAAATGCTGGAGTTAGAATATACAAAAGCATTCACCTTCTATAAAATTGGATTGTGTTACAAAGAAGCCAAAAAATTGGTTCCTGCGCTCACGTCTTTCCAAAAATCACTCAGAGAAGATCCTCAGTTTTATTTGGCTATGATGGAGCAATCCAATATTTATGAAGAGATGGGTAATACCAAAGAAGCACTTTATTTTGCTCAAGAAGCGGTTGCTCTTAACGTAGGGAATCTGGAATATCAGAAACGTCTAGCTTTTCTTTACATCACTTGCGGTGAGTATGAAGAAAGTCTGACTTGCCTGAAAAAGCTAACCGAATCAGAACCAAGCAGGTTTTACAATTGGTATGCTTATTCGGAGGTTTTGATGTTGATAGGTGAATACGAGGAAGCGATTACAATTCTGGAAAAAGCTTTGCAAACACATCAGCGTGCCGAATTATATTATCAGTTGAGTAATTGCTACTTCAACCTGAAAAATGATTCAGAGGGTATTGCCAAGCTGGAAAAAGCCCTGAAGCTGGATCCTTCGTTAAGCAAAGATATGCAGCAGAAATATCCGTTCATCAAAGAACAGGTTAAAAAAATAAAGACCAAAAAGAAATAAGAGAAAAGCTCAGATAATTCTGAGCTTTTTATTTTTTATGAGCCGGGAAACTGCTTTCTGTTACATTTCCTCGCTCGGTCGGCTCCGCTGCGGGATTTTTCTCTACAAAACGAAGTTTCGACGATTCCATTAAATAATTAAAAAAGAAAGAGTTAATCAGGGCTATGGCATTCGACATCAATTCAAATTTCGACAATTTTAATTAGCATAATCTGTCAAATTAACGGAACAATAAAGTTAAGAAACTACTTTCGGCTTACTCCTCAAAAATATCAATCCAGTCAAAATCACCAAAGCACCAACAGATTGCTGCGTCGTCAATTTTTCACCATCCAAAATTCCCCAGATAATCGCTACGATTGGCATTAGCAAAGTAACTGTTGATGCAAAAAGTGGCGTAGAAATACTAAGTAATTTGTA
The genomic region above belongs to Epilithonimonas zeae and contains:
- a CDS encoding acyl-CoA thioesterase, which codes for MEKEFSSTFKIRFADCDPIGHLNNVKYLEYMLNAREDHVEQNYGFTYEQYTKETGCTWVTIQNEIAYLKEVRYNSTVEITSKTIAVNNMTSVVELLMKDENGIVHAVFWLTVIYFNMKTRKAEMMSDESLEKFSKFLVEIDHKTFKERVGYLRLQNKTK
- the rfbD gene encoding dTDP-4-dehydrorhamnose reductase encodes the protein MKRILVIGGNGQLGHCLQKLAPKYHDQYDFNFTGSSVVDITNFEQVETVFAEYQPDFVINASAYTAVDLAETETEKAFAINADGVGNLAQVCKDNNAILIHVSTDYVFDGETNLSYSEDDFTDPIGVYGASKRKGEELALENNPETVILRTSWLYSEFNKNFVKTMLHLFEIKDELGIVGDQFGQPTNANDLAEAILEIIDAKNKTFGIYHFSNYPETTWFDFASKIKEFSGSNVILKSITTQEFPTPAKRPKRSTMSLDKIEKDYQIEPKHWENSLRDCVEILKLTNA
- a CDS encoding tetratricopeptide repeat protein; translation: MEEFFENELAKKFEEMIENNDEFYFDTEEYIEIIIYYLELGDYSYAEMAVNHALKIHPNSLEIKTKQLEVFLELERYAKAKELIDELHQSSLEDTDFLVCCAKYYSNLGNPKKSIEYCQKALELEEEENFLHNFIADEYVNLDDPFNALKHYTSALEHDPYDDYSLENVMVCYSKLNRSQEAIDFLNQYLDKFPFSETAWYEYGQFFFNKKNYDEAIKGFDYILAINSSAVGVYANKASCYEAMGEWDKAIAVYEEMLELEYTKAFTFYKIGLCYKEAKKLVPALTSFQKSLREDPQFYLAMMEQSNIYEEMGNTKEALYFAQEAVALNVGNLEYQKRLAFLYITCGEYEESLTCLKKLTESEPSRFYNWYAYSEVLMLIGEYEEAITILEKALQTHQRAELYYQLSNCYFNLKNDSEGIAKLEKALKLDPSLSKDMQQKYPFIKEQVKKIKTKKK